The genomic segment ACGCCTGACCAGTGATGAACTCAGTGAGAAGATCAAGTCCTACAGCAATCTTCTGTCCTTCTGCCGACGAATCGAACAGACCTATTTTGAAGAGCAGGACAGAGACGGCCAATCAGGAACCTCACAACTCTCAAAAGGCCCCTCCCTTATTTGAGGCACTGCCGCTGTGCCTGAGTAACGTCCCTCTCTCCACTGATGTAATGTTAGTGGTGCAGTGGTGAAAGCAAAGCTGATCTTGTGGCATCATATCAGAATGAATGGCTTGATCATCATTGTACAGACttaatgtgtatatatgcatatatataaaaaacccGCTCAGATCAGTGGAAGGAGGGAGGTGGCTAGATCCTTCAGGTGCAAGTAGCATTCCACAATATTCCAGCACTCTTCTAACTGTCCTTTTGCCTGCTCGCAATGCCATATAAAGTTTGCCTGTTGAAATAGTATAGAAGCTGAAATATTCATCAGGAGTATTTTTTGTTCACTGCAGTATATCATATGATGTACATGGAAGTGCCTACAAGGAAAAATAAACTCCACTACAAAGTCTctactgtttttgttgttatataTTCTGTATGAACAATAATTGGCGAAAAGGTCTGTTGTCcatacagtaatgtgcaaaagtcagagatgcttaatttatttaatttctagttaAAATTACCATTAAGGAAAAGTTATAATTTTTTCTGGAGATGTTTCTCaggggtttgattccccagccgggtgactggggtcctctctgtgtggagtttgcatgttctccccgtgtctgcgtgggtttcctccgggttctccggttttctcccacagtccaaagacatgcagtcaggtcaattggtaaattgcccctaggtgtgattgtgtgagtgactgtctgtgtctgtctgtctgccctgcgatagactgccgacctgtccagcgtgtatcctgccttctgcccaatgaccgctgggataggctccagcacccccccacgaccctgaggggaGAAGCGGCTGTTTCTCAGGAGATTAGATACAATATAATCCACTCACTTAAAGAAAGAGAATGTTAAGGGAAAattagagaagaaaaaaaacaggagttttcaaaactggaggCCAAAAATTTTAATAAGTATAAAAGATGTTGTAGACCACCCGTTTAAGTGTTGGGTCTAGGCCACCTGACAATTACCGACACTTTATTTAAGCTCTTAGTACAGCCATACAGATTAAGTGCAGGTTTGGACAGTCAGACTAATTTACACTGCCCGTTGCAAATCCATTTAATTCTAGATGGGTTTAATCTGGGCCTGGACACAAACCTGGCTGTAGAAATTATAGGGATGTTGAGTGTCCAGTAGAGGGCAGATTTTCTTCTGCAGTGCTTTCGAAAATGAGAGACAATTAGTCTATTAGAACTTTTGTTTATGAGCGAAAGTACACCTTTTTTGACTTTGTTGATCTGTAGCTTAAGTAGTAACACGAAATGTTGGATTGTTGTTTGGTAAAGAAAACCTTTACAGTGTGCCATAGCATATATTTGTATCTGAAAATTAGCTCGATTTCCCAAGAGTCTGATGCAGATATTAAGTTCACAAACCAAAGACACAAAAGGAGATGTGTAAGATCTCAATTAATAGGGACAAGTGAGTTAGCAGGCCAGCCAGCACTGCTAACATGGAACCCCCCCTTCCAAATACCAGGGGGTATTTCACGCACTTCTCAACTGAAGGTCAAATTACTGATTCAGAGACATATTTGAAATCACTTAAAATCTGAATGGTTTGTAGTGTTTGGCTCATTAACTCTTGGGGTTGTTCTAGCTACTGAACAGCACAAATCTATACAACAAGGGGGGCTTTGGCGTAACCGATTGGTTCTTTTTTCAGAAGGGCGGGACTTTCTCTGCCAGCAGATGCCATGCTGAGCATTATGAGCTttgttattcatattttaaccaGTGGcctgtctcctcctttataatgttgCTGATGTCACACAAGTAACCAAACACTGCTGAACTGGCTAGGAATTCAAATAAAGCTAGTTCAGCGGTTCTCATTAAACCTTTCCTATAAATTTGCGATTTAAACTTTAGTGAAATGAGAAATCCGTATAGATTTATGCATGGAGGGCTAagcttttattactgtttactAGAGGGCCATGCTttccaaaccctaaccctagaaaTAAAAATGTCCCCTAAATTTGTCATAGGTAGATGtaaaatcaaccaaaaataGTCTTTCTGATCAGGTTGGCACTTAGTAGAGCAATCTCTTCATCATTTATATTTGGTATGCATCTGATTTAAAATAGGCACAGATCAAGCCTAGGACTGAAGTCAAGCAGTACTATTTCCTCCTGCAGGTCCTGTAAACAGACTACAGCTTGGCACAATCTCAGCATACAGGAAGAGTGTGATTTTGTTTCTGCTAGTTGTGCTTACGTGTTATAACCTGCAATCCTGGAGAAAAGTCAGACTCATTATTTTTCAGGCAAAAATTGTCATAATATGGTTTTTCAaagtctgcagggatatttttcatacttttataagttcagtcttagaagttggttgaattttctgcttctcatgattcaGGTAAGTCATTTTGTATCAATCTACAGGTTGGGGATATAAAATTGCAATTGCATTGAAGTGTAAATGATTTAGAAACATCTTTAGCTGCCCTCAAAGACCCTCAAAGCTCAAAAAAGTGTCCACTCAATGATGTTACACATCTCATTCTCAattttttattctgttaaaAATCATAACAATGTAAGAACATATAAGAATCAACAGCAATATTCTGAATGCACTGAACATTCATAAGTGCTTCAAGGACAAGATCTACTTGAGGAGAACCAAGATGAGGGAAAAACTCACACTATGTTTCCTTTACCTAAAAgccacagaaaaaaatctgaaaaagcaCAAAGGTCTCTTTTGATCTGCTGAAGAGCGTTTTTTCATCCTCCTGCAGGAGAAAAGGTTGGCCAGGTAGAGAGCGATGAAAAGCATGTAGAGTCAGTCTGTATCATTCTCTCTGACcaccctgcccccccccccccccccccccccaatactGGCTCTGTCCCACGCAAGCCCACACCCTTCATTGCTATACGCTGTTATGTCATATGCAGGTGTAAAGCACATTCCTTGTCTTTGTGTATTCAAGTGGGTGTGTTCGTGTAAGCTATTGCATGTTTTTTCTGCCACTGTGTAGAAAGAGGGAACGTACACACATGTTTGTGCACATTGTCCATAAGAAAGGGATGTGTAATCCTTCTCATACAAGCAGGTGCTTGTACCCTCCTACACTatagtcagagaccaccctccattcatttcatttccagtcaaaacagccaacaaatacacgttattcatttttaagaatCAGGAGGAAAGCAGAATGACATATTCATATGTGAAAACTGCatagaaaaacaaatacaacatcCTCCCGTTCTTTTTCAAAGACTtgctttttcaaagaaatcagctgggatattttttccactcctaagttcagtcttagaagttatttgcattttctgcttctcacgatgctgttcattccaaacacattcagtaccgttgaggtctggactctagggtggtcagtccattgttctgagaacaataGCAGCTTCTTTATGtcatttgcagttttttttacagtaaaggcATCTTGAAAGGGAAAATTCTTTTatgatggacaaaaacatgaagatttatctattaataattttttatccacaattttggaaactcctttttgtcatttttactcAGTATAATATGCTATTATTTAAAGTTTCAAAGTGATTGCATCAGGTAAATTTGGTGTGGCAATAGGTAGGCTAGGCTAATCATGTCTGTAATAAGTAGGTGTATGCATGTGCGATATATAGGTATAGTATATATACAATCTGCGTTGTCTGCAGCGTGTAGGTTTGCATGTACATATTATCTTGAGTGATTGTACAGGTCTATGTTTGTTTGATCATGTGTGGGATAGGCAGTACATAAGTTCTCCCATTAGTACAGAACTGTTCTAGAAACTATTCTAGGCATGTCCTGATCCTATCTGACCAGAGGCTTAAGCAGGATATTATGGacaaaagtgacaaaaaaagaaaaaaaaaagtaacacttTCTTCCAAAAATTACATTCAAAATAATACAATGAAACTGCAACGTCTCAACCAACTTGGTGTTCAACTGGAAGCTCATAGCTGAATTATATAACTATATTTACTAGTCCGGACCACGCCTtcaacatacagcactgtgcaaaaagtcAGAGGCTGCCTTTTATTTAATCTGCAGGCATTAAGTTCAAGTTATTCATTCGTCAAGAGATATTTCTTAAGAGATTAGATGCTCCATGTGCATACAGGAAAATCTGAAGGAAAATCAGTgagcttccaaaactggaatcATTAATAGCTATACCGAACATCcacgcaagacctggtagaccaccaaaactgtcaccatcagataaacagtacgtCAAGctttatctttgagagataaGCCattcagacctcaacatcatggATCATATGAAGCAGAAACTTCAGGCAACTTCtaatactgaactttggagattttTGAAATTTTCCGGCAGatttctttaagtactgattcTGATGACAACAGTTTTGGCGGTCTCCCAGGTTTCACGCAGTTatgagtctcattttctctgcatttcacatttttccacttattttcctttgacgtACCCCTTttcctcatgcaagtggattattttatatgtaatctcCTAGAAAGTGAATAAATGAgcagtggtctctgacttttgcacagtgctgtaagtGTGTGGCACTGAAAATTTTTAAGGGGCCTCTAAGCAAACAGCTTACGGTGCTTATAGCTAGACATAACCCTGTTCATTAAGTTATGCACTTTTCCCATTAGTGCTGTACTGTAGGGTGAATTCACAAGCATTTCTTCATGTATGTTACATGGCAGCAGACAGGTCCTCCCCTTCGTGCGTGACTGTAGCGTGTACTCCTGTGCGTTTCTTCATGTGTGGTGTACTGGGCAGCAGGAAGACTTGTCCATCAGTGCTGTACTGCAGCTTATATTCTTTTGAGCTGTAAGGATTTCCATGCTCGTCCCTCAGCTTAGAGAAAACCTTGTCGTATAGCTTGCTGAGTTTTTCTCTGGTCTCACACAGAGCTGCggcattcctctctctctcgctcagccTTCGCTGGCTCTCCTCTCGGAGCGCCTCCACTTCAGCCTGCAGGTCCACCAGGCTGTCCAGTTTCCTTTTGCGGCAGCTCTGAGCAGCTATCTTGTTCTTGCCACGCCTGCGGATGTCCCTCATGAGGCTGAGCTGCCTTTCACTGAGCTTGTGAGTGCTGATGGCCTCGTTAAAGGCGTCCACCGACATGCTGGTGATGTCTTCCACACTGAGTGGAAGGTTTAAGGTCTGAGCGCGTTGTTCATCACGGCATAGGCTCCAGCTGTGGTGACCCTGTTGTGACTGGAAGGCTGTTTCAAATGAAGGACTCATGTGATTGACCTCAGTTGAATGCTCAGATTGGTCAGAGACTGTTTTTGGGGGTGAATCATCCTGTGTTGACTGTTGTAGACTGATGTCTGTTTCAGATGGGGGGAAAAGTGGAGATTGCAGATCCACCAATTCTGATAGGACAGGCACATCCAGCAGCTCTTTGTGATCTGACTGGACACAGACACTATCCTCCGATTGGCTGGTGCTAAACTCTCCATATAGGGACATGTCTAGATCTATGGGCACTCTGGAGCTTTCAAGGCTGAACAATATCATATCGTCTGTGACATATGATGAGTCGTTTGGTATGAGCTTGTGTTGACATAGCGAATGTTCAGGTGCTGTTGTGTTTGCATGCTCTGGGTGCATTTCTGTTTGTATGTGCAAACAATTCTGATTGTGTCTGAGCTCACATTGTCCTAAACTCATCTGGTTTAGGTTGTCAGGTGGACTTGCTCTCATAATTGTGTCTAGGAAGGATTCTGTGAGGTCTTTTGGTTCACTAAAGGTTTGTTCGAGTTCAGTTGATTCTGGAAGTATTTGTTCTAATGGTGGAGATCCTTCACTGGTATCAGAAATTGCGCATGTGTAGGTTTGGATCGTCTCAGCAGGGCCAGAGTGCACATTTAGGA from the Pygocentrus nattereri isolate fPygNat1 chromosome 30, fPygNat1.pri, whole genome shotgun sequence genome contains:
- the nfe2l2b gene encoding nuclear factor erythroid 2-related factor 2b isoform X1, with product MEESAVLQSEEEISLIDILWRQDIDLGVEREVFDIHFQEREEDARKARKQEEEKRKQEKELERIILTLGKLDKETGEVLPHSLSQIFQGADDSTTLDPYTELMALLPRQTPPHSLVSPGNVHSTPSSQGSPVTQNPLLSALLFSKKLPAEEEKASIEVLPLPDLQPYLDLLEAHVPESPCELLEENTETAMVSGPHPLLNVHSGPAETIQTYTCAISDTSEGSPPLEQILPESTELEQTFSEPKDLTESFLDTIMRASPPDNLNQMSLGQCELRHNQNCLHIQTEMHPEHANTTAPEHSLCQHKLIPNDSSYVTDDMILFSLESSRVPIDLDMSLYGEFSTSQSEDSVCVQSDHKELLDVPVLSELVDLQSPLFPPSETDISLQQSTQDDSPPKTVSDQSEHSTEVNHMSPSFETAFQSQQGHHSWSLCRDEQRAQTLNLPLSVEDITSMSVDAFNEAISTHKLSERQLSLMRDIRRRGKNKIAAQSCRKRKLDSLVDLQAEVEALREESQRRLSERERNAAALCETREKLSKLYDKVFSKLRDEHGNPYSSKEYKLQYSTDGQVFLLPSTPHMKKRTGVHATVTHEGEDLSAAM
- the nfe2l2b gene encoding nuclear factor erythroid 2-related factor 2b isoform X2, whose protein sequence is MALLPRQTPPHSLVSPGNVHSTPSSQGSPVTQNPLLSALLFSKKLPAEEEKASIEVLPLPDLQPYLDLLEAHVPESPCELLEENTETAMVSGPHPLLNVHSGPAETIQTYTCAISDTSEGSPPLEQILPESTELEQTFSEPKDLTESFLDTIMRASPPDNLNQMSLGQCELRHNQNCLHIQTEMHPEHANTTAPEHSLCQHKLIPNDSSYVTDDMILFSLESSRVPIDLDMSLYGEFSTSQSEDSVCVQSDHKELLDVPVLSELVDLQSPLFPPSETDISLQQSTQDDSPPKTVSDQSEHSTEVNHMSPSFETAFQSQQGHHSWSLCRDEQRAQTLNLPLSVEDITSMSVDAFNEAISTHKLSERQLSLMRDIRRRGKNKIAAQSCRKRKLDSLVDLQAEVEALREESQRRLSERERNAAALCETREKLSKLYDKVFSKLRDEHGNPYSSKEYKLQYSTDGQVFLLPSTPHMKKRTGVHATVTHEGEDLSAAM